In Deltaproteobacteria bacterium, the sequence ATCTCCCCGTTTTGTAGATGATAAGAATTTCCTAACCTTAAGGGAAAAATCTGACAATGAGATGCCACAACTGCGAAAGTGGTCGCGGTTGCCCCCGCGGCATAGCTACTACTGACCCGGAGCTGGCCGAGATGATGTCGATTTCTTGGGCCAGCAATCGGATAAGCAACCTGTATCTGGCCTGGTCCTGGCAGTTAAAAGAGATCTTACGCCGCCTGGGGCTGCGCGGGAGCAACGAATTGGTAGGCCGGACTGACTTCCTGGTTCACCTGGACTACTATGACTGGCCGGTGGAAGATGACCTTAGGCGGGGGGTGTAGTTTAGTTCAAAGTTCAAGAGTTATGGAAGATATCCTTAATTTTACTCATCCCAGACTCCGCCTCTGAGCTACCCGTCGCGAGCTTACCCCTGCTTATTCGCCGGGTCACGCTTTACCGGTGGAAGCCGAAGGGGGTTGCGGGGTCACCGGCTTCGCCGCCGGCGTGCCGGTCTCGGGCCGCCATATTTTTGCACCCTCAATGGTGGGACTGGACCCGGAGGCGCTGGGGGTGACGCCGGAGATTCTGGAGGAGGATTATCTGCTCCAGATCGCCTATTTGGATCCGGAGGTCCGGCTCGCCGTGGAAGAGCGCTTTATCACCTACGGTCATAAAGGTCAGCGGTTTTTAGGTTGCGGTTTGGGGCTGAATACCGACGCGGTGCACTTCGAGGTCTATGGCAGTTCGGGAGATTATCTGGCCTCCGGGATTGATGGGATGGCCATCTATGTCCATGGCCATGCTCAGGATCAGTTGGGACAGATTATGAAACGGGGCAGGCTGGTGGTTTATGGCAATGTCAGCATGACTTTTATGTACGGCGCTAAGGGTAGCGAGTTCTATGTTTTGGGCAATGCCGCCGGGCGGCCTTTGATTAATGCCGTGGGCCGCCCCGGGTGGTGATCAACGGCACCGCCCTGGACTTTCTGGCTGAATCCTTTATGGCCGGAGATCCGCTTAAAGGCGGCGGTTTTGTGATCGTCAATGGCCTGGAGTTCGACAGCCAGGGGCAGATTCACATGCAATAAACCCCGTATCCGGGGGCCAATCTGTTTTCCCTGGCTTCCGGCGGCGCCATCTATATCCGCGACCATTATAACCAGATAATGCCGGAGCAACTGAACGGCGGAGAAATTGTGCCGATAACCAAGGCCGATTGGAAATTAATCCATCCAACTAAAAGAAAATCAGCGTCTTTTCGGTATTTCTATTAAAGCACATCTGTTAACCGTGGACGGGATAAGGCGTTCCCCTCACCAGGTTTACCGCAAGATTCAACCGATCGAATTGACAATCCTTACCGGCGCGGAGGAATCCTGGGATTAAGTTTCTCCGGTTCAACCCTATTTCTTTAGATTTTATGGCAATATTAATGTCTGATACTTCCAAATTATCCCAAACAGGTTTTTCTACTATTGCCTTTCGGCGATCAACCTGTTAAATTTGGAAAAAAAAATTACAAGGAGGAAAGGGAGATGAAAAAAAATTTGATGACATTTCTGGTCCTAGTGGCCACCTTAGTCTTGGTAACCGCCGCCATTGCCAAAGCCAAACCCAAGGCTAAAGCTGAAGCCCCAGCCCCAAAGCAAGCCGCGGAAGCGAAGGAAACCGTAAAACCAGGGGTATTGAGTTACTTTGGCAAGGTTGAAGCTGTCAATGCGGCTAAGAAAAGCATGGTAGTGGAAGTGAGCGTGGCGGGGGAATTAACCCTTGAGGAGAAAAATTTGGTTTTTAATGAATTTTTAGTAGATCAAGAAAAGATAACCTTTGATGTATCTGGTGCCAAATTTCAAGGGTACGCCAGCCTCAACGATGTCAAAAAAGACGATATAGTCAGGGTAGAATATCAGAAGAAGGGTAATGACTTCATTGCTAAGGAAGTTAAAAAGATTGAAAAACAAGAAAAGCAGGAAAAGAAGGGATAATTCTCGGGGCCAGGCCGGTGATTGGCGGCCACCCGGGTTGAACTAAAGGACAAGTTTCCTAAATCAAAAAAATTTAAAATCCCAATCTTAACCCGTCAGGATTTGCAAAAATCCTGGCGTTTTTTTTGTGAGGGAAAATGACTTCTTGGCCAGCCTAGCGCTTCCGGGGGTTATGCCGATTAGCTTCCAAGTGAGTAATTTTATCCTTATATCCCCTCTCCCCCGCTGGCGGGGAGAGGGCGAGGGTGAGGGGGCATTTTAGCTCTTTGATCGCAACTTGGTATTACTGATTAGAAAATCATGGAAATGTTTATCCCAAATAAATATTAGACTGGTTTCCGTCCGGAAAGGTTGAAATTCCCTCTCTCCGCCAGCGGCGAGAGGGTTAGGATGAGGGGAAATAATTTTATCTTACCCTGACCCTTCGCCTCAAGTGGAAGGAAAATATAAGGTTTCCGAATGAACACTAAACTAAACCCCGCGCCAAGCGTTTCAGGTAACGCTGGCAGCCATCCCATGAAAACTCCCGGCGGCCTAATAATCCCTGACGGGCAAAAATGATCACCAAGAGCAGGGCTAATGAAAAAATCACCATGCGCATCCCCGGAATCCCGGGCAGTTCCAGGCCCCAGAGATTGATGGGCTCCTCCACGGCCCGCAGGGCTTCGCCGCCATAAGTAAACAGGACGGCGGCCAGCACCGCGCCGGTATTGCTTCCCAAACCGCCGATGACAATGATAATCAGTAGATTAAAGGTTAGAAAAAAAGTAAAAAGATTAGGGGAGATAGTCGTGATCAGGTGGGCCAGTAAGCCGCCCGCTACTCCGAAGAAGAAGGCGCTGACTAGAAAGGCCAGCATCAGATGCCGGAAGGGATCGACGCCGATGGCCCGGGCTGCGGTTTCATCTTCCCGGATGGCCTTCATGGCCCGGCCATAGCCGGAATTAACCAGGCCGGTGATTACTACCAGGGCCAGGACCGCCACTCCCCATGACCACCACAGGTTGGTGTACGGATACAACCCTTTGAGACCCAAGGGGCCATTGGTCAGCCCCTGGAGGTTATTGGCCAGAACCCGCACTACTTCTCCGAATCCCAGTGTTACGATAGCCAGGTAATCGCCCCGCACCCGCAAGACCGGAAACCCGGTGAGAAAGGCGAAAATCGCGGCCATCAGTCCCCCGGCCAGTAATGCGATCGGGAAAGAAGTGCAGAACTGGTTCAGGGGCCAGATCAGCGGGGCGATAATAAAGGAAAGAGCCTTTTCCGCCGGGGTCAGGGTCAGCAGTGCCGAGGTATAAGCGCCAATGGTCACGAAGGCATTGGGGCCGAGATGGAGTTGGCCGCAGATGCCGTTGATCAGGTTATAACTTAGGGCCAGGGTGATAAAAATGGCGGCGTTATTCAGCAGCCGGATCTGATATTCGCTGGCCTGCTGATCGGCCCAGAACAGCAATAAGGCCAGCAGGCTCACAACCGCCAGGTTGAGGAGGGCATGGCGCAGCCGCCCGGAGGTGACCACTTAAAGTTTTTCCTCCATCAGAATCTCGCCCAACAGCCCGGTAGGTCGAAACAGCAGTACCACAATAAGCAATCCAAAGGCCAGGGCGTCGCGATAACCGGCCCAAGCCGGGAAAAAAGCAACTATCAGGATTTCTGATACCCCTAACAGCAGTCCTCCCAAGACCGCCCCGGCCAGATTGCCGATTCCTCCCAAGACGGCAGCGATAAAGGCCTTCAGTCCCGG encodes:
- a CDS encoding branched-chain amino acid ABC transporter permease — its product is MRHALLNLAVVSLLALLLFWADQQASEYQIRLLNNAAIFITLALSYNLINGICGQLHLGPNAFVTIGAYTSALLTLTPAEKALSFIIAPLIWPLNQFCTSFPIALLAGGLMAAIFAFLTGFPVLRVRGDYLAIVTLGFGEVVRVLANNLQGLTNGPLGLKGLYPYTNLWWSWGVAVLALVVITGLVNSGYGRAMKAIREDETAARAIGVDPFRHLMLAFLVSAFFFGVAGGLLAHLITTISPNLFTFFLTFNLLIIIVIGGLGSNTGAVLAAVLFTYGGEALRAVEEPINLWGLELPGIPGMRMVIFSLALLLVIIFARQGLLGRREFSWDGCQRYLKRLARGLV